In Cherax quadricarinatus isolate ZL_2023a chromosome 1, ASM3850222v1, whole genome shotgun sequence, the DNA window gaacatcttccaccctcacccaccccaccctaacgctattcaacacattcagtacatagaacactggaacactacacacacacacacgaaacaacaccagacagccacatccatctggactctcttacctcctcccaagaacttgatactcctttcaccaacacagacgttaaaactctcctcagacaccttcctcctaaggcccctggtgcctctggcctaaaccatattatcctaaaacaccttcctgactctatcattactgcctacacaaacctcctcaatgcctccgttgcctctggatacttcccttccctcttcaaagctgctactgctatcctcctccCTAAACCAAATAAAGACCACtttgaccctagaaactatcgccctatcagcctcctcgaaactttaggaaaactctttgaaaaactcatcaatcatcgccttcacagatacctggaacacaattctctactttctgatggccagtttggcttcagaacacacagatccacacaggatgccataaACATCATTCTCAAttacatccacatcaacacaaaacaaagaaacaggacagccctggttgcaaaagattttgaaaaagcctttgacactgtcttgcacgaagggctcaagtacaaactctgcactaacttcaacctgcctctcaatgctcgtaaactcctctgtaacttcctagacggccgtaccatgagaatcaaattctaaggctgttactctgactacttcacactaaatgccggagtaccccagggatctgtcctctcccctaacctctacattttatacactaacgacattccaacacctgtataccacaactccatcacactagcttatgcagacgacattacacaacttatcactcatgccaatatagatacactcacacacaaaacacaaaatgaggtcgacaggatagccatctgggaacaaaaatggaggatcaaaaccaatgcagctaaatccagcattacgtattttaactacaggaaacgtgatcctccattacctgtcgagctcagaacagctgacacctgcacttacatccccatcacacaatctgtcactgtccttggcgttaatcttgactaccttcttcgtttacacggacacattcactcaaggcatgcaacagctagtaaggcccttgcgggcctctacaagctgaaacatgcctctcaacgcaccaaactacacctctacaaatccctaataagtcctctgataacttactctcctctagccctctctcttgcagcaaaaacaaacttaaactgcagcgtgtccagaacaaggcgctgctctgggtgcttgatgtcagatgggaggacttcgccacaagcgagtctctccatgcccaattagacatccctgcgctgaacctgtactggaagacgctccgtgacagacagacaaacttgagacacgacatgactactggacctctctccttgacgaagacattcgcagacccacataccagcacaaccttttctactccttgcatgatcctgctcctaaccctatttacaaataaccttgacaggtaccttctatgacaggtaccattctctgacccacgatcgccttagcttttgggttaagacatggctcagttctacactcctctctagcgctaaacgtcgcatgtcccttcctccccgctcaccccaccggagtcccaacagaagaggctgaatttctcttctcaatatctgtccgacgatcgccttcgctgctgggttaagccctggctctatttctacgactaagaacactcctctccagcactattcttcgtctgccctgtcttccccgctcatcccatttgggatcttacctgaactttcgttcgttcgttcgttcgttcctatgctgtacattctacaagattgatggactgaacacatcgactccaggctgagggactgattacctcaaactcctcctctccttacgcctttctactttgtatcggactgatgaagccactgtgtggcgaaacttttcctgaataaagattcccatatgttgcataaatgtctcaatctaTAAAATATTTGTAATGTACTAAAACTCTTATCTGTGACAGGTGTCTAAGTTTTCCGGTCTGGTGTCCCAGCTTACTCAACACAGCCCAAATAAGACCATGCAAGGTGTCCCGTagttcggttggtagcgcactcagctcacatactgaataaaataggtacctgggtgttagtggactggtgtgggtcgcatcctcgggacaaaactgacctaatttacccgaaatgctcagcataacaataggctttctttatagtagtatgttattgatatcAGGTGGGCCTGCAtacctgatgaaattaagacacatgtacaacatctgggtatctttattgtagacgtttcgccatccagtggcgaaacgtctacagtaaagatacccagatgttgcacatgtgtcttaatttcatcttgtcggtattatataccattcttgcacagcctgtataccttgtacatgtacttgtagaaaaaaagattattattattattattattttctgttGCAAAaaagattattatgattattattttctGTTGATTGTTTGtttaaccaggttgttgctgttccCGGCCTGGTTGTTGATTTGTTACTTGCAGGAGATAAAAATTCAGTTTTGTCTGGAATACCGTCTGCTTGTACCAGTAATATTTCTGTCGGTTGGTAGCAGGGGAAACAGGTGTGGTCTACAGATGTTCACAAAGCCCAGGGTGCCTCTActtttcactgagtttattttacacttccatatCTTTCATCCCACTACATTGTTATGTCTAAATTTCCCCGGAAATTTTGACAGTTCTTTGTTTATTTTGTTTCTGTGTTGCGGTCCATCATTACTGTCACATGCACACATGGAAAATACAGATATCAGTGTTTAATATGCATACTAAACAACAACTCCACAAACAATATAATCTCTTTATTcatctctattattattattattactattattattattattattattattattattattattttattagcaTTATAAGTATTAGACATGGATTATTATAAGCATATTTCTGAACACAGAGTAAAGTGTCCACTATTGTTATAAATGTTATCATATACTTACTGTAGAAAGTATGGTAATGTGATAGTGAGGTCATATATTCATTACTACGTTATGTGTCAtctaacatgtgtagtgtgactggatGTTGGTGTCTCTTTAATTGGAGCTAACTCATCGGGGTATAGATCACCAGGTTCAAGGCTGGCTAGTTTCCCTGTGCTTCTTGATGCTGCATTAGCTTTCTTCACTCTTCTTAATTCATCTGTAATGTGATGATTAAGACATCTGACAGTGGAGTTGTTCTCGATAACTGAACGACGTAGGTGGGTATTTTGCTCAATTCTGTCGGATTTCCTGTATAGCCACGCTCTTCTGGATACACTTCTCTCAAGACATTGCTGTACTCTGCTTAGAAATGATTATCTTGTGGCTTCGTATGATTCACTGCCTTTTGCTGCCCTGGCTGCCTTCTGCTGTCAGATTTATTGTGCTTTTGTTACACTATGTTGGTGAGACTCAGAAGCTTTTAATGTCATTATATTTGTGGGATTTTCTTGATTAATGTTGATGTCGATTAATGACGCAGTTGTTGTCAAGACAAGGTCATTAATCTGCCAGGCCAGCCTTAGAGGTACTTATCTCTGATCAATCAGGTTATTATTGTTGgcacataataattataattatcatcCCACCCATCATTGCCACCATACCCATATTTCCCTCCCCACCCATCAGTGGCACCCATCTTTACCGCCTCACCCATCGCTGCCACCTGTATATACCTCCCCAGTCATCATTTTGCTACCTCACCCATCACTGTCGCGCTACCCATTACTGCCACCccacccatcactactacccaTCTTTACCTTCCCATCCATGTCAACCATCTTTGCCACCACCTGTCACTGTCATCCATCGTTGGCAGTGATGGGTGAGGTGGCAGCGATTGATGATAATGATTGGTGGGGTGGTAAAGATGGGTGGCAGGGatgaccaggcctcgaggtggaTCAGCCCTGATTcacctcgaggcctggtcatggactgggccgcggggggcgttgaccccccgcaacacactccaggtaggtaggcaaCCACCCCATCACCgccatccatcactgccatcTATCACTGTCACCCATCACTGCCATCTATCACTgccatccatcactgccatctatcactgtcaccctcagcagTACCTGGCAGGAAGCAGGTAACATTAATGATCCCAGAATCAATATTTATACTTTAAACAACGATACTATTAttttaatgactcacgaaatcgtaatgacacgattgcaaacaaaccataccacgggcgggattgaacccgcggtcagagagtctcaaaactccagtggctaacgcgacggtctggagttttgagactctctgatcgcgggttcaatcccgcccgtggtatggtctattattttaatcatgggaagtcgctaaacccttaggggtcacacagcgcctACGGAATGGAAGACCATCAGGCTCGATTCAAGAGGAAGAAGACAATTTTAACTCCCccggatcaagatcccctcactggcatcaagagagaggacctagtagcgatcagtgaagaggcgcagccacgagctgagtttcgacccctgcaaccacaattaggtgagtacatccacTGAATTAAGAAAGGAATATTTTCTGATACACGACGTGTTTTTTCTTTCTACCTTGCTGCGGAAGAGAGCAGACTTGCAAGCTTAGCTTACGCAGCAATGTTACTCCGTCACCCGTGAAGTTACCAGGTCAGTGAAATTACACATCAGTTACATATTCTTTATTTACAGTATATATACTTTGATGTTACACTAAGACACAGTCAATATTTTGATGAATACTGATTAGACATTCACAATGCATTTTATTTTTGAATGAGTGAAGAATATAATACATAATATGGATATATACATTGAGGTTAGATCTGAGGAAAAGGTGCAAATCACCTCTAGTTCCTCAGATTAAAAGCTTTTCAAGAGCGATAAGGAATATTTAAGTAGTCAATAATGGACAATTTCACCCTCAACCCAATATATACAATAGCTTATATTCGCTCATACAGTATCATACATACACAATCCCTCATacttacaataacacacacaatcactcacATGAAGACACTCCTATAGAATAACACTCAAACCAACCCACAATCATTTTATATCAACACTCACGTATATCCACATACAATCACTTatactctaacacacacacacacacaccaaaacacacTCTCTTATACTTACACAATAACACagacaccactacacccacactcatcCTTCACACAACTCAAACACTCGACCAAGCATAATTGTACCACAGAAGACCGGGAAATGTAATAGAACCTGGAGCTCTTTAACTGGTGAAAACTGTTACAGAAGAAGTAATGAAAATAGCAGCAACAGACGTTAGTGTAAAATACACTTGTCAAGAAGCTTAGGTGACATTTTGTCACCACCACAGCAGTTATGCATGGTCGAGTGTTTGAGTTGCGTGAGGGATGAGTGGTTAcagcactatacacacacacacacacacacacacacatatatatatacatatatatatatatatatatatatatatatatatatatatatatttatatatatatatatatatatatatatatatatatatatatatatatatatatatatatatatatatatatatatatatatatgtcgtgccgaataggcagaacttgcgatcttggcttaaatagcaacgttcatcttgccatataggacaagcgaaaatttgtgtatgcaataatttcaccaaaatcattctgaaccaaacgaaaaaaatatatttcactgtgtttgtttagtattaaattactatacacaaatctaaaatatatttagttgggttaggctaaaataaattgctcttgttataataaggttaggtaagttttctaagattcttttggtgcaaaattaaaattttttacattaacattaatgaaaaaatatatctttaaacgtttaaaagaaaatttcagaaaggacttaattttaaatgagttcttgctaattgaccagttttacatatttggcacgacatatatatatatatatatatatatatatatatatatatatatatatatgtgtgtgtgtgtgtgtgtgtgtgtgtgtgtgtgtgtgtgtgtgtgtgtgtgtgtgtatataacaacagtatatataatacataacgATGATTCACAACCCCCACTTAGGATAGGAAACAGTGATATATCACATATGCCAATATATTTGAATATATAGCGAAAATATATCAGaatatatatttcaatatatTTTATTTACAGTACGTCAAGACAACTCACCTGTGATATTTGTTTGTAAACTGTACGTAATGGTGGCTTGATTTTCTGTGATTGCTGTTGTAATAACACTTGTTAATGATGTGGCAGTGTTTATGGTAGAGGGTGATTGGGTAGTTGATGTAGTGGTTACTGAAACagcagtggtggttactggtaaTGATGTAGTTGGTTTAGGTAGTGCCACTGTTGTGGTTATGGGGACACTCTCGTTATTCTCAGTGATggtagatgatgtgtttatggtagtAGGTGGAAGCTTAGTGCCGGTAGCAATTATGGTGGTAGGGAGTGTTGGTGGAGTatgggaagatggtggtggtttaCTTTGCGTTATTGTTGGTGGTTTAGTTTGTTTAGGCGGTAGTGAATTAATCTGGGTTACCTGTGTTTCAGTTTGGGTAGGTAGTGGTTCAGTTTGGGCTGGTGGTGGTCTAGTTTGGGTTGGTGGTGGTTCAGTttgggttggtggtggtaatttagtttgtgtaggtggtagtggtttaGTTTGGGTTGGTGGTGTAGTTTGGGTTGTCAGTGATTTAGTTTGGGTTGGTAGTGGTTTAGGTCGGGTTGGTGGGAGTGGTTTAGTTTGGGTTGGCAGTGGTTTGGTTtgggttggtggtgatgatgtagcTTCAGTTGTTGATTGTGGTTTAGTACGGGTTGGCGATGGTGGTTTAGTGTCGGTAAGAGGTGGTTGACTTGTCTCAGTCGATGGTAATGATTTAGCATTTATTGCTGGTTTATTTTCGATCATCGTTGGTGGTTTAGTTCGTATTGTCGTTGGTATagtttgtgttgatggtggttcaTTTTGTGCTGCCGGTGTTTTATGTTTTTTTGGTTTATTTTGTGTGGATGGTGGTTTAGCATCTACTAATGGTTCAGTTTCTGTTGTTTGTTCATTTTGTGCTGTTGATTCAGTTTGTGTTGGTGGCGGTTCAGTTTGTGTTGGTTTTGGTTTagtttgtgttgttggtggtttagtttgtgttgttggtggtttagtttgtgttgttggtggtttagtttgtgttgttggtggtttagtttgtgttgttggtggtttagtttgtgttgttggtggtttagtttgtgttgttggtggtttagTAAGTGTTAATGGTTTAGTATGTGCTGTTGGTTTAGTCTGGGTGTATTTTGGTGGCAGTGATGTCCCTTTGTCTGACGAACACTGATTTGCTGCCGGCCGCTGTACGAGAAGACCTGTGAAGAAAGGTATAATGTATGATATATACAacaggagaaggagggagagaagaaagtgaaggaggaagaagagggggagaagaaggagaagaagagggaggaggaagaggattatAAGTGGAGATTGAAGCGGTGGAGTTACATGGGatacacctggagagggtttcggaggggggtcaacgcccctggggcccagtctgagaccagatcTAGTGGTGGAtctgggtctgatcaaccaggctgttactgctggccgcacgtaaaccgacgtacgaaccatagcctggctgatcaggtactgactttaggcgtTTGTCCAGCAGGAAGAAAAGAGGAATCTGAAAATAAAGTTTATAGAGAAtagcagaagaaagaaaaaaaaatataagactaGAGAgctaagaaaaaagaaagaaaataaaggaAGAAAACAATAGAAATAGTGAAAAGAATTGTCAAAAATTTAAAGTACTATAACTGCAGGATAAAAATTTTACTCTTTCTAGGCCTATATTGTAACACttgtagaaaaaaaaagaaaacgctACACTTTAGGCCTATACATGTTTACATTAACAAAAGTTAAGGAAACTGAATTACTTAATGATAATTTCACCTTAATTGCTCCAATATTTTGCggagttattattgttattattattattgttattattgttattattattattgttattgttattattgttattattattattgttattattattattgttattgttattgttattatttttgttattgttattattattattattattattgttattgtcattattattattactgttattattgttattattgttattattattgttattattgttgttattattgttattattgttattgttattattgttattgttattattattgttattattattattgttattattgatattattgttattattattgttattattgttattgttattattattattattgttgttattattattattgttattgttattattattattattgttattattgttattattgttattgttattattgttattattattgttattattattattattattattattattattattattgttattattgttgttattattgttattattgttattgttattattgctattgttgttattattgttattattattgttattattgttattattgttattattgttattattgttattgttattattgttattattattattgttattgttattattgttattattgttattattattattattattattattattgttattgttattattgttattattattattattattattattattattgttattattgttattattgttattattattgttattgttattattattgttattattattattgttgttgttattattgtaattattattattgttttattgttattattgttattattattattgttattattgttattattgttattattgttattgttattattgttattattgttattattgttattgttattattgttattactgttattattattattattattgttattattattgtcattattgttattgttattattattattattattgttattgttattattgttattattgttattattattgttattattattattgttattattgttattattattgttattgttattattattgttattattattattgttattattgttattgttattattgtaattattgttattattgtttttattgttattattgttattattgttattattgttattattattgttattattattgttattattgttattattattattagtgttattgttattattgttattattgttattattattattattgttattattgttattgttattattgttattattattattattgctattgttattattgttattattgttattattattgttattgttattattgttattattgttattgttattattattgtaattattgttattattgtttttattattattgttaatattgttattattattactgttattattgttattattgttattgttattattgttattattattattgttattgttattattattattattattattgttattgttgttattattattattgttattattgttattattgttattgttattattattgtaattattgttattattgtttttattgttattattattattgttattgttattattgttattattgttattgttatttttattttattattattattgttattattgttattattattattattattattattattattattattgttattattgttattgttattattgttattattgttattattgttattgttattattgttattgttattattattattgttattgttattattgttattattgttattgttattattattattattgttattgttattattgttattattgttattattgttattattgttattattattattgttattattattgttattgtgattattgtcattgttattattgttattgttattattgtgattattgttattattattgttattattattgttattgttattattattgttattattgttattattgttattgttattattgttattgttattattgttataattgttattattattgttattgttattattattattattgttattattattgttattattattgttattattgttattgttattattgttattattgttagtgttattgttattgttattattgttattgttattattgttattattattattgttattgttattgttattattattattattattattattagttattattattattgttattgttattattgttattattgttattattgttgttattattgt includes these proteins:
- the LOC138852869 gene encoding uncharacterized protein yields the protein MVQGNCTTPCAGNSCEICGDYLVANFYGVPSLLVQRPAANQCSSDKGTSLPPKYTQTKPTAHTKPLTLTKPPTTQTKPPTTQTKPPTTQTKPPTTQTKPPTTQTKPPTTQTKPPTTQTKPKPTQTEPPPTQTESTAQNEQTTETEPLVDAKPPSTQNKPKKHKTPAAQNEPPSTQTIPTTIRTKPPTMIENKPAINAKSLPSTETSQPPLTDTKPPSPTRTKPQSTTEATSSPPTQTKPLPTQTKPLPPTRPKPLPTQTKSLTTQTTPPTQTKPLPPTQTKLPPPTQTEPPPTQTRPPPAQTEPLPTQTETQVTQINSLPPKQTKPPTITQSKPPPSSHTPPTLPTTIIATGTKLPPTTINTSSTITENNESVPITTTVALPKPTTSLPVTTTAVSVTTTSTTQSPSTINTATSLTSVITTAITENQATITYSLQTNITGELS